From the Methanobacterium sp. BAmetb5 genome, the window GCCAGGAGCAAAATGATGTTGAAAATGCCCGGTACTTTTTCGAAGAGGCTTACCAGATCTACTATGAAAATGAGGAGGAAGGGGGAATCGATAAAACCCAACTCTCCTTAAATTCTTTAGGATAACTAGTATTTAATCATAATTAAGTAATAGAGATGAAAAAATGTCACAGAATAAGATTTCCTCTACTAACATGATTTTTTGCAGTGGATGTGGTGCTAAAAACCCTTCCAATGCCCTGTTCTGCATGGAATGTGGAACGAAGATGGTTCATCCCTCGAAAAATGGCAGAAAAGATTCATCTGAGGAGGAAATGAAATCTTTGGGACTTGCACCTGCTGAATCCTATGCTTTGTTGCACATTGATTCTCCCAATATATCCACAGATAACACTCATGGGAAAGAATTGTTAAAGTTAACCATGAAGGATCTTCTGGCCCGTAAAGTCATTAAAATAAATTCCCGGGAAGAAAAAGGTTTTTTGTCTAAAAAAATGGTCAACAGGGTAAGTAAGGGAGAAAATTTTAACCAGGATCTAAAGCCCTACCAAGAAGTTTTCACCAAACCACTGGGTAAAAATCAGGAACTAGAAATAAAAAAGTATTTTAAAAATATACTAAAACAGTTCCGGTCTCGTTTAACCGGTCCCTTATTTTATAAATACAAAAATGATTTTGTAATGCCTGTTTTAATTGAAAAAGGATACGTAATATTAACAGAAAAGAAGGGAATGTTGTCTAATGCAAAATATGCTTTAACTGAAGAAGGTATTCGAGTTAAAGATAGAATAAATGATCTATTCATTGATTCCGATAATTTGTTAAATTGGATGGACTCCAATCCAGAAAAAGCTAAAGCTTTCCTAAGTGCAGTAGGCACCCATATCTTTATCCTACCCTATGACCGTGGTCAACTGCAACTGTTAAAAAATAGACTGGCCCATGTTAAAACCAAAACATCAAAATTCTATCCTTACCTGTTGTATCCCCTTTCTGTGGGGATGGGAATGAAATTAGGTAGAAATTCTTCTAAAAAAAAGGAAGACCTTCTGGATTTTGATAATACCGTGGATTTGTTTGACTGGGATGTTCTAGATGCATTTGAAGATTTTGAAATGGATTCATTTGATGATGTTTTTGATTCCTTTGAGGATATATGCGATTCCTTTGAAGTTGCAGATGGAAATGATTGGTGAAGTTTTAAATTCACAATAGTCTCCTTAGTTATTCAGGTTATAATCGAGCAGCCATCGGCTTCCACAATAACTGTGTGTTCAGCCTGAGCCACCCTGGCACCACTTTTTTCGCGGAGCACATGGTAAGGATAGATTGCCCTAGAAGAAATAAGCTGTCTCATGGCAGGTTTTAATTGACGGATGCCAGGTTCTTCATTTAACCATCTCTGGGCAAAAGGAAGGTTAGCGTATTTTGTTTTTATCACTTCAAGTAACTTTCTGGCGGGTGCCAGACGTAATGGTCGGTCACGAAGGAATCTGAAGATAAATGTATCTTTCATATCTCCAACTACACCTATACCATCAGTCACGAATGGCTCAATGGCTAGTATGTCTCCTTCTTCTAATTGGTGGTGATTTTGTTCTTTTACATTGGGTATGGACAATCCCGAGTGCAGTATCCACCGATCCATACTGTGGCCGGTGAGGTTAGCCACCGGTAGAAGTCCCTGGGACTTAACATATTCTTCCACAGCCTCCCCGATTTTACCCACCTCCGTACCAGCACGGACATTACTTATAGCAACTTCAAGGGCTTGGTTAGCGGTTTCAATTAGTTTTGTCTGTTTTTCCAGGGTGTAAACCTTATCTCCAGACTGGTAATGCCCTTCTCCTGAACCGATAATCACGCTTGTGGCAGAATCGGCTATGAAACCATCAACATGGGCTCCCAGGTCTATTTTAACTAGATCTCCATCTTTTAAGATGGTTTCATCACCTGAAGGAGAAGTGTAATGGGCAGTGACTTCATTTATGGATATGTTGCAGGGAAAGGCAGGGAAACCTCCTCTTTTTTTAATTTCGGATTCAATAAGGTTTATTAGATTTAAAACTTTCATTCCTTCATGAACTTCAGCAACTGCCAGTTCTCTAACGTCTTTCACTATTTTGCCTGCTTTTTGGTACATCTCTATCATGACATCACTACATGAAATAATTTGTAAATCAAATTAAATTATTAACTTGCTCTGTAACTTTCTGCCTATAATCCTTCTGGACTTCAATTCTAAAGGGAGCACATTTTATCATATCACTCCCTTAAAAGGTGAAACTAAAAATAACAAAGCATTAATTATATAAAATCCAACATATTATATGTACTTTTCATATGAGAAGTCAACAAACGATTTAAAGTATTAATTGACTGGTATTAAGTGTATAAAATTCAACAGGGATAAAAATGGTAATTTAACCTTGTTTTAAGAAGTTTGCTTAATACTTCAAGTCGGCATTGATAAAATTCGTTTGTATTGAATTTAATTTGGTTTATTAATCATGGAATAGGGGGAATACAAATATGGCAGACACGGTAAGTATTTCACAAAATGTTTTTTTGCTGATTATTGCAGTAATTGCCCTGGTGGCAGTGATTGTAATTGTATTGCAATGGAGAAGGGTTAGAGAAGCCCAGAGTAACGTAACATTCCTTGAAAAACAGGCAGAACTTAAAAAAATCGAACTGGTGGAACGTGATCTGGAATCCAAGAGATTAATGGAAAATGTGATACCTCTACCTAAGGATCAGCAGGAACGGCTTTCCCAGATAAGAGGCGAAACATCCAAAATGATGCAAAAGGTGGGATTCCTGCACAGTGAAATTAATGAAAGAGTCACCCGTCTGGAAACACGTGCCGAGTATGAGAAGCTTCAGAAACTCCTGGATGATATTGAGAAAAAAGAAGCCGAAATGAATAAAAAAGGGAAAGTTAAAGGAGGTAAATAGGTTATGACTCCATTAGAAGTGTTTGCTATTCTTGTATTGGCTGGAGCAGTAGTTGTACTCCTATATTACTACCTACAGGATAACAGCAAGATCAATTTAAGCCGGGTAAAGAGTGATGCCACCAATTTAGGAGAAAAAGTCTATGGGGGGGCCAGTAATTTAGGTGAGAAGGTACAGGGCACTGGTGAAAAAGTTAATGGAGAGGGGGCTATGTCTGGGATGGGAGAAAAATTAAATGTTTCGGGTGTAAGTGAAAAAGTTACCGGGATGGGTGAAAAAATTAAGGGCAAAGTAAGTGTTCCCATCAGCACCGATAACCTATCCCACCGTATCGATCTTTTCCTGAATGAACAGAGTGACCAGCTGATAGAAGACTGGGATCTGGCCACTAAAAAGGATCTTTCAGCCCTTGAAAAACGTTTCAAAGTGGTTTCCACCGATATAGAATCTCTGGAAAAACGCTTCAACCAGTATCGTGGTGCTACCAACAAGAAACTGGAAAACATTGAAGAACGCCTGGAAATACTGGAGAATCCTGAAGAAAAACCTAAAAAATAAAGGTTTGCCATGTTCCCAGAGATAATATATTACATTTCTTATTCTTTAGCCCTATTTGGGGCTATTTTAGTTTTTTATGGCGGTATAAGGGCAGTAATCAAGGTCATTGCCCGAGAACTCCGCAGGAGTTCTGAAGGGTACAACGATATCCGACTGGATTTCACCACCAAGATAGTTTTGGGTTTGGAATTTTTCATAGCAGCCGATCTCATCAAGAGCATACTGCAACCAACCCTGAACGATGTCATTGTTCTGGCGGTGATCGTAGCCATACGAACTGTGGTAGGTTATTCTTTAAACTCAGAATTGAAGGAATTATCTGAGGTTAAATGACCATCGGGATGGTTCGGCCAAGTTCCAATTAATATATAATAAAAAAATCCAATTAAATGGGATTACAGGGTGGGAATTTAAAAGATTTTTCCAGATGGAGGGAAACCTTTATATACTGTGAGACCCAACACTGGTATACAGCGGGGTGGGGTAGTCTGGTGATCCCGCGGGGCTCATAACCCCGAGAGCCCTAGTTCAAATCTAGGCCCCGCTACTCATTTTTTCATGGCCAGCCGAAGGGCAGCTACCGGTTTCTATAGATTTATGTCTGTAGTTAAACTGAGGAAACTCCACCCATCGTACAGAACCGTGATGTCATAAGACATCTGCTGAGAAGCAGGACTCTGGAGCAGAAACGACACGTCTTCTGGTGGATGAACATGAAGATCCGTCTGATTGACACCAGGAGGAGCGGTGAAACGGCCAATCCACGGGATGCAAGGGTAAACACTGCCAGTGAATCCTGTATGAGGCAGAGGTAACTCGCATAGATGAATGCTGCCACGAACAGAAGGTGGGTTACTCTCGGCAGGCCATGATAATTCTTATTTTCATTAAATCAAATTAATCTTATTTTAATAAAATAATAATAGAATCTTGTTTCTTTTTAATGTGAAATTAAAAATAGTGATATTTGCCCCTATTAAAATGGATTTTAAAAAAATATGGTTAAAATAAAGAAAAAGAAGGATTATATTTTAGTCCTTCTGGAAGTACATCAATATTCCGGTTAATAATAGCCAGATACCAATTAGTATTCCCAGGTAGAATGGGTCAGAAACCAGATATCCGAAGACAAGGTAAATAAGCCCGATTATTATGGCTACTACTCCATTCCAGCGACTACCACCAGCTTTAGTGAACAGGGCAACTACACCGATGATAACCAGGAACAATCCCGCAATATAAACCAGTAATCCTGCCACGAAGCTGAATAATCCCGGATTTAAGACAAATCCAAGACCCAGCACCAGGGCGATAAGACCCAGCACTATCTCCAGAAGTCCCAGACCGCTGCTCTCCACTCTGTCAGAAAAACCAGCTAATAATAGGCCAATACCTAAAAAGGCCACGCCAATACCGGTTAAAACACTCAATGGAACTACTCCTGCCAGTGGGAAGGCCAAAACTATTATACCCAAAATAATCAGTAATATGGCCAGGGTGTTCTTTTGCATATTTTCCCTCCTATTTGTTAACAAACTCCCTTAGTGATAGATAATATGTTGTGCATAATTATTATATTTTTTGATCCATCCTTCTATAACCAATATTAATCTGATAAAGGAGGAAATGAACTACTAAATAGCAAAATAATTATTAAAAAGTACGGTTTAGAGTAAATAAATTAAGTTCTTAATTTTTAGTTTCTTTCCTTGAATTTTTTTAATAATTTTTAAAATAATCTCCAGTTATTTTATTCGGAGTATAAATTCTCAATGGTTAATTCCCCTGAAATAGTAGGGGTAAATCCGTAGCAATCTATATATGTTAATTGTGTTTTAAATAACAAACTAAAGTTTTCAACGTAGAAATACATAGTTACTGGGCAATATCCCTATAAATTACGTTATTAAAAAATGAGAAATATTTGGAGAATTCAGTTAAAATCATTTCAAAGACTTATAATCTATAATCACTTTTTTGGGGTAAAACTTTTTATTGAACTATAAATCACACAAATTGAAAATTTGGAGTTTAATTTGATGTTAACTACTATTTTAACCGGTTTAGAAGGATTCATAGTCAGTTATGGGCCATGGGCAGTGTTTGGGGGGTCTATACTGGAGCAGGTAGTGACTCCCATTCCCTCCAGTGTGGTAGTGCTGGGGGCCAGCTTCTTCCTAATGAAAGGAGTGGCTCTGTCGGCAGGATCGCTGCAAACCATGTTCTTGAACATAAGCATTCCTGCCGCATTGGGAGTAACCCTGGGGTCCCTGGTGTACTATGGGATATGTTATAAAATCGGAATCCCCTTTGTTGAACGTGCTGGAAAATATCTGGGGGTTTCAGTAGAGGATCTAGAAGGTGTAGAGAAGCGTGTAAAGGAAAGCAGATATGAAAACCTGTTTCTTTTTGCTGCCCGGTGTGTACCGGTGATCCCCAGTATAGCTATCAGTCTGTTCTGTGGTTTGATACGATACAACCCGCGTAATTACGTGTTAATAACGTTTTTCGGAGCGATGGTTCAGGCATCAATTTTGGGAATTATTGGATGGCAATTTGGAAACTTTTATCTCACCATATCCGAGGGATTATCCTTTATAGATAATATAATCCTTGTTGTTCTGGTATTGGTGGTTGTTATCTTTGTATTGAAAAAAAGAAGCGAAAAAACGAGGGATTAACCTTAAATCATTGAAAGTTCAGGGGCCAACAAATTCTTCGTAAGTCCTTAGGGACTTTGACAGGGCTGTGGTTTCGGTAATAGTCGTTCCCAGAACGATTGCCAGTAGGAGTTGTTCCGGGGATGCCCCGAATTCCCGGGCCACTTCCAGATGGGTGTTAAGACAGTGAGGTGATCCCAGGGCGGCCGCTGCCCCAATAGACACAAATTCCTTGGTTAATGGTGGCAGAACATCATCCACCATCATAACTTCCATTTTATCAAAGTAAGCCTTTAAAACAGGCGGATTTTCAG encodes:
- the map gene encoding type II methionyl aminopeptidase, translated to MIEMYQKAGKIVKDVRELAVAEVHEGMKVLNLINLIESEIKKRGGFPAFPCNISINEVTAHYTSPSGDETILKDGDLVKIDLGAHVDGFIADSATSVIIGSGEGHYQSGDKVYTLEKQTKLIETANQALEVAISNVRAGTEVGKIGEAVEEYVKSQGLLPVANLTGHSMDRWILHSGLSIPNVKEQNHHQLEEGDILAIEPFVTDGIGVVGDMKDTFIFRFLRDRPLRLAPARKLLEVIKTKYANLPFAQRWLNEEPGIRQLKPAMRQLISSRAIYPYHVLREKSGARVAQAEHTVIVEADGCSIIT
- a CDS encoding zinc-ribbon domain-containing protein, giving the protein MSQNKISSTNMIFCSGCGAKNPSNALFCMECGTKMVHPSKNGRKDSSEEEMKSLGLAPAESYALLHIDSPNISTDNTHGKELLKLTMKDLLARKVIKINSREEKGFLSKKMVNRVSKGENFNQDLKPYQEVFTKPLGKNQELEIKKYFKNILKQFRSRLTGPLFYKYKNDFVMPVLIEKGYVILTEKKGMLSNAKYALTEEGIRVKDRINDLFIDSDNLLNWMDSNPEKAKAFLSAVGTHIFILPYDRGQLQLLKNRLAHVKTKTSKFYPYLLYPLSVGMGMKLGRNSSKKKEDLLDFDNTVDLFDWDVLDAFEDFEMDSFDDVFDSFEDICDSFEVADGNDW
- a CDS encoding membrane protein, whose protein sequence is MADTVSISQNVFLLIIAVIALVAVIVIVLQWRRVREAQSNVTFLEKQAELKKIELVERDLESKRLMENVIPLPKDQQERLSQIRGETSKMMQKVGFLHSEINERVTRLETRAEYEKLQKLLDDIEKKEAEMNKKGKVKGGK
- a CDS encoding DUF308 domain-containing protein, translating into MQKNTLAILLIILGIIVLAFPLAGVVPLSVLTGIGVAFLGIGLLLAGFSDRVESSGLGLLEIVLGLIALVLGLGFVLNPGLFSFVAGLLVYIAGLFLVIIGVVALFTKAGGSRWNGVVAIIIGLIYLVFGYLVSDPFYLGILIGIWLLLTGILMYFQKD
- a CDS encoding DUF1622 domain-containing protein, whose amino-acid sequence is MFPEIIYYISYSLALFGAILVFYGGIRAVIKVIARELRRSSEGYNDIRLDFTTKIVLGLEFFIAADLIKSILQPTLNDVIVLAVIVAIRTVVGYSLNSELKELSEVK
- a CDS encoding DedA family protein, translating into MLTTILTGLEGFIVSYGPWAVFGGSILEQVVTPIPSSVVVLGASFFLMKGVALSAGSLQTMFLNISIPAALGVTLGSLVYYGICYKIGIPFVERAGKYLGVSVEDLEGVEKRVKESRYENLFLFAARCVPVIPSIAISLFCGLIRYNPRNYVLITFFGAMVQASILGIIGWQFGNFYLTISEGLSFIDNIILVVLVLVVVIFVLKKRSEKTRD
- a CDS encoding carboxymuconolactone decarboxylase family protein; translation: MNTTDENCEINVEEILDKINSYFGFVPKIFQVLSENPPVLKAYFDKMEVMMVDDVLPPLTKEFVSIGAAAALGSPHCLNTHLEVAREFGASPEQLLLAIVLGTTITETTALSKSLRTYEEFVGP